Proteins encoded in a region of the Flavobacteriales bacterium genome:
- a CDS encoding response regulator transcription factor, which produces MGIRVVIADSNELIRLGLRAAIVRQDGLELVDEVTNRNELKDAVVRFEPDVVLIDYSCPAFTIDCVPEILQHNRKVRFVAITQNQSALSIVNAIRSGISSYVKKDCDLGEIIDSVRETAKGNKFFCGTILEMIRQEEINIEDIPNDMLTCAPVTITEREIEIITLIAEGYTNQQIAEKLFLSAHTVNTHRKNIMAKLGIANTAGIVMYAVKSHLVSPNKYLFSAQ; this is translated from the coding sequence ATGGGGATTCGGGTCGTAATAGCGGATAGTAATGAGTTGATTCGATTAGGATTACGCGCTGCCATTGTCCGCCAGGATGGTCTGGAATTGGTGGATGAGGTGACCAATCGCAATGAGCTTAAAGATGCCGTTGTTCGTTTTGAGCCCGATGTGGTTTTAATCGATTATTCTTGTCCTGCATTCACCATCGACTGTGTACCGGAAATCTTGCAGCATAACCGCAAAGTTCGATTTGTAGCAATTACTCAAAATCAGAGTGCGCTTTCCATTGTAAATGCCATTCGATCCGGAATTAGCAGTTATGTAAAAAAGGATTGTGATTTAGGTGAAATCATCGATTCGGTAAGAGAAACTGCTAAAGGAAATAAATTCTTCTGTGGCACCATTCTCGAAATGATTCGTCAGGAAGAAATAAATATCGAAGATATACCCAACGATATGCTCACCTGTGCTCCCGTTACCATTACCGAGCGGGAAATTGAAATTATTACACTTATTGCCGAAGGATATACCAACCAGCAGATCGCTGAAAAATTATTTTTATCGGCTCACACGGTGAACACACATCGCAAAAACATTATGGCCAAACTGGGAATAGCCAACACGGCCGGAATTGTAATGTATGCGGTTAAATCGCATTTGGTTTCTCCCAATAAATACTTGTTTTCTGCTCAATGA